A window of the Thermoplasmata archaeon genome harbors these coding sequences:
- a CDS encoding glycosyltransferase family 4 protein translates to MGSRKAVFLLQTDPWVPKPVLRALREAESLKRADWDVSFVSWIKDASSPTGAETAFPTKRVHSPVPTLGTSFVRRALAYMRVSSRLRDAALSDSPDLIVAHDFEVLSAAVSAGRRKGVPIIYDSHEDWPELIAENSPWEAQIARVQERRLCRAVAHVLTVSDPIAAKFRERGTPTTVLYNARPSSEVVLAGRDASRSGFGYAPGDFVVGFAGAFGAGRGLDVLLEALSTLPTPVKGLLVGGPEEEARRLRARAETLGLQNRVRVYGYQSFGELSAFYASMDLGAILLDRRPNHERALPNKLFDYMAHGVPVLVPAYPAMSAVVRDSSGGTRIDSVDVEHVTTALHEWSNRRSELIALGIRGREAYLARYCWERQQATFLGIIDGLPGSRR, encoded by the coding sequence GTGGGCTCCCGGAAGGCGGTCTTCCTTCTCCAGACGGACCCGTGGGTCCCGAAGCCCGTGCTGAGGGCGTTGCGGGAGGCGGAATCTCTGAAACGAGCGGACTGGGACGTCTCGTTCGTCTCATGGATCAAGGATGCGTCCTCGCCCACCGGCGCGGAGACCGCGTTCCCGACCAAACGGGTGCACAGCCCGGTGCCGACGCTCGGGACCTCGTTCGTGCGCCGGGCGCTCGCGTACATGCGTGTGTCGTCGCGATTGCGCGATGCGGCGCTGAGCGATTCCCCGGATCTGATTGTCGCGCACGACTTCGAGGTCCTCTCCGCAGCCGTCTCGGCAGGCCGACGCAAGGGCGTCCCGATCATCTACGACAGTCACGAGGACTGGCCCGAGCTCATCGCAGAGAACTCCCCCTGGGAGGCGCAGATCGCGAGAGTTCAGGAGCGGCGGCTGTGTCGTGCCGTGGCCCACGTCCTGACCGTCAGCGATCCGATCGCCGCCAAGTTCCGCGAGCGGGGAACCCCAACGACCGTCCTCTACAACGCCCGTCCCTCTTCGGAGGTCGTGTTGGCGGGCCGCGACGCGAGCAGGTCGGGCTTCGGATACGCTCCGGGGGACTTCGTCGTCGGATTCGCAGGCGCGTTCGGGGCTGGGCGAGGCCTCGATGTCCTCCTCGAGGCCCTGTCGACCCTGCCGACTCCTGTGAAGGGGCTCCTCGTTGGCGGCCCGGAGGAGGAAGCGCGACGCCTGCGAGCGCGTGCGGAGACGCTCGGGCTTCAAAATCGCGTTCGAGTCTACGGATATCAATCGTTTGGTGAACTGAGTGCCTTCTACGCCAGCATGGACCTCGGAGCGATCCTGCTCGACCGCCGACCGAACCACGAGCGGGCGCTGCCGAACAAATTGTTCGACTACATGGCGCACGGCGTGCCCGTGCTCGTCCCAGCCTACCCGGCGATGAGTGCCGTCGTACGCGATTCGAGTGGCGGCACGAGGATTGATTCCGTAGATGTGGAGCATGTCACGACCGCTCTCCACGAGTGGTCGAATCGCCGGTCGGAGCTCATCGCGCTCGGGATTCGGGGCCGAGAGGCATACCTGGCCCGATACTGCTGGGAGCGGCAACAGGCGACTTTTCTCGGCATCATCGATGGCTTGCCCGGGAGTCGTCGATGA
- a CDS encoding glycosyltransferase family 4 protein, whose protein sequence is MKRWDDAMGARVVFLRSKSPAGIEPRLAKEAGTLARAGYEVHAVLWDRTCSHAAEEVDDGIRIHRYRLAAPEGTPGLAVRLPRWQWFALRKTCRLRPDVVHGVDLDTAWAARAAARFTGAMLVYDVFDFYADMITAEVPSKLRERLASAERRMIERADLVIVPDLRRQAQFRGARPRRIVEIMNVPVDQHPQVGAAPDFTLFYGGMIAKDRGLVDLLAACESTGAKFIVAGHGPDEAALLPLLETSPACMFLGTIPYEEVLRQTAAAHAVAALYDPGVPNNRYAAPNKVFEAMMCAKPVITSSGTAIADLVRTVGCGVVVPYGDRPSLQRALEGLMLSPDECERMGSRGRAAFESGYRWEAMEARLLGAYGSLLGSAATEAPGRPAIG, encoded by the coding sequence ATGAAGCGTTGGGATGACGCGATGGGGGCCCGCGTCGTCTTCCTACGATCCAAAAGCCCGGCAGGAATCGAGCCCCGTCTCGCGAAGGAAGCGGGAACTTTGGCGCGCGCGGGCTATGAGGTCCACGCGGTCCTCTGGGACCGCACGTGTTCCCACGCGGCCGAGGAGGTCGACGACGGTATTCGGATCCATCGATACCGGCTGGCCGCCCCGGAGGGGACGCCCGGACTCGCGGTAAGACTGCCGCGGTGGCAATGGTTCGCCCTACGCAAGACTTGCCGCCTCCGGCCGGACGTCGTCCACGGCGTCGACCTTGATACGGCTTGGGCGGCCCGCGCGGCGGCGCGCTTCACGGGGGCGATGCTTGTGTATGACGTCTTCGACTTCTATGCCGACATGATCACCGCCGAGGTGCCGTCGAAGCTCCGCGAGCGGCTCGCGAGCGCGGAGCGTCGGATGATCGAACGGGCCGACCTCGTCATCGTTCCGGACCTCCGCCGGCAGGCGCAGTTCCGCGGCGCGCGTCCGAGGCGGATCGTCGAGATCATGAACGTCCCCGTGGACCAACATCCCCAGGTCGGGGCGGCGCCCGACTTCACTCTCTTCTACGGCGGCATGATTGCGAAGGACCGCGGGCTCGTCGACCTCCTCGCCGCGTGCGAATCGACGGGAGCGAAGTTCATCGTCGCCGGCCACGGCCCTGACGAGGCCGCGTTGCTCCCGCTCCTGGAGACGTCGCCCGCGTGTATGTTCCTCGGCACGATCCCCTACGAGGAAGTCCTGAGGCAGACCGCCGCCGCGCACGCCGTCGCGGCCCTGTACGATCCGGGGGTGCCGAACAACCGCTACGCCGCCCCGAATAAGGTGTTCGAGGCGATGATGTGCGCGAAGCCCGTGATCACATCCAGCGGCACGGCGATCGCGGACCTCGTGCGTACCGTCGGTTGCGGCGTCGTCGTGCCGTACGGGGACCGGCCCTCGCTGCAACGGGCGCTCGAGGGGCTCATGCTCTCGCCGGACGAATGCGAGCGGATGGGCTCCCGCGGACGCGCCGCGTTCGAGTCCGGGTATCGGTGGGAAGCGATGGAGGCCCGCTTGCTCGGTGCCTACGGATCGCTGCTCGGATCGGCCGCGACGGAGGCTCCGGGTCGCCCCGCAATCGGATGA
- a CDS encoding class I SAM-dependent methyltransferase gives MHPVPPVLDIGAGLGLFLECCRHHGLDSVGVELSVEGIRACGGRGLPVVRADLTLPLPFREASFGSAMAHHVLEHVPLDRERSILREVRRVLRPGGFLFVVSPNVHQPGARDDPDHINLFAPHDLALEARRAGYRRVDLGTNFWRPIWEPRLRLGRVGTLLSGALWKIAPIDRFAGSASVLAWK, from the coding sequence ATGCATCCCGTTCCCCCCGTCCTCGACATCGGCGCTGGATTGGGCCTATTTCTCGAATGTTGCCGCCACCACGGTCTCGACTCCGTCGGCGTCGAGCTCTCAGTGGAAGGAATCCGGGCCTGCGGAGGACGCGGCCTTCCGGTCGTTCGAGCCGATTTGACCCTGCCGCTCCCGTTCCGCGAGGCGTCGTTCGGGTCCGCGATGGCGCATCACGTGCTCGAACACGTTCCCCTCGACCGGGAACGCTCGATCCTTCGAGAGGTTCGCCGCGTCTTGCGGCCCGGCGGATTTCTGTTTGTGGTCTCGCCGAACGTCCATCAACCCGGGGCGAGGGACGATCCGGACCACATCAACCTCTTCGCCCCTCACGACCTCGCGCTCGAAGCACGCAGGGCCGGATACCGTCGCGTGGACCTCGGGACGAATTTCTGGCGGCCCATCTGGGAACCGAGACTCCGCCTCGGTCGGGTCGGGACGCTCCTTTCTGGGGCGTTATGGAAGATCGCCCCGATCGACCGGTTCGCCGGGAGCGCGTCCGTCCTCGCGTGGAAGTGA
- the gmd gene encoding GDP-mannose 4,6-dehydratase: MAQRALISGVTGQDGSYLAELLLSKDYEVYGLVRRLSSPNTRNIEQIMDRIHLLDGDMTDQSSIVTALKEAAPDEIYNLAAQSFVATSYRQPVLTADVDGLGVVRILEAARQIAPDARVYQASTSELFGQVQESPQSETTPFHPRSPYGVAKVFAYWACVNYRESYGMHVSNGILFNHESPRRGLEFVTRKITHGLAQIVAGKAKFVELGNLDAKRDWGYAPEYVEAMWRMLQQKDPDDYVIATGETWSVRQFLELAAKEAGLRGDPLQFVRSDPKNLRPAEVHTLCGNPSKAKRTLGWTANVRVPELVKIMIEHDLRLAKAG; the protein is encoded by the coding sequence ATGGCGCAGCGAGCACTCATTTCGGGAGTCACCGGGCAAGACGGCTCGTATCTCGCGGAACTCCTGCTTTCGAAAGACTACGAGGTCTACGGCCTGGTGCGGCGGCTCAGCTCCCCGAACACGCGGAATATCGAGCAGATCATGGATCGGATCCACCTGCTCGACGGGGACATGACCGATCAGTCATCGATCGTCACGGCCTTGAAAGAGGCCGCTCCCGACGAAATCTACAACCTCGCCGCGCAGTCCTTCGTTGCGACGTCCTATCGCCAGCCCGTGTTGACGGCGGACGTCGACGGCCTTGGCGTAGTCCGCATCCTTGAGGCGGCCCGACAGATCGCACCCGACGCCCGCGTCTACCAGGCCTCGACCTCCGAGCTGTTCGGCCAGGTGCAGGAAAGCCCGCAATCGGAGACGACTCCGTTCCATCCGCGGAGCCCGTACGGCGTCGCGAAAGTCTTCGCGTACTGGGCGTGCGTGAACTATCGCGAGTCCTATGGGATGCACGTGTCCAACGGGATCCTGTTCAACCACGAGAGCCCGCGACGTGGCCTCGAGTTCGTCACACGTAAGATCACCCATGGCCTCGCGCAGATCGTCGCCGGTAAGGCGAAGTTCGTCGAGCTGGGCAATCTCGACGCCAAGCGCGACTGGGGCTACGCCCCCGAGTACGTCGAGGCAATGTGGCGGATGCTTCAACAGAAAGATCCGGATGACTACGTGATCGCCACCGGGGAGACGTGGTCGGTCCGTCAGTTCCTGGAATTGGCGGCGAAGGAGGCCGGCCTCCGAGGAGACCCGCTCCAATTCGTCCGTTCGGACCCGAAGAACCTTCGGCCGGCTGAGGTGCACACCCTTTGCGGGAACCCAAGCAAGGCGAAACGGACTCTCGGCTGGACCGCGAACGTCCGCGTGCCCGAGCTCGTCAAGATCATGATAGAGCACGATCTTCGTCTCGCGAAAGCCGGGTAA
- a CDS encoding glycosyltransferase family 4 protein, with product MNVPRVSLVFSANASFVETDRKLLGALFPLRIVHWKGKRSIVPLAAAIARSDVVFAWFAADHAYVACRLARLLGRKSIVFVGGADAAKREDLGYGIYLDPGRASRSRYAVIHADRVLVVDESLKGELQRNGGISRTDLVTVPLGFDTDWFSPDGGPKTEVLTVGIVNEVNVLRKGLDVFLEAARLVPELPFVLVGSRPGPATDRLVGRCPPNVRLLGPVSDQELRERFRRARVYAQLSRYEAFGSALGEAMSCGCVPVGTRVGGIRTLIGDAGFYVPEEDPAATAIAIRQAFNHGNAEAARNRIVTGFTLRHRQLALRATIEDLVAGGSTANPHSG from the coding sequence ATGAACGTTCCTCGTGTTAGCTTGGTCTTCAGCGCGAACGCAAGCTTCGTCGAGACCGACCGGAAACTCCTCGGGGCATTGTTTCCGCTACGGATCGTTCATTGGAAGGGAAAGCGAAGCATCGTTCCCCTCGCCGCGGCGATTGCTCGATCCGACGTCGTCTTCGCGTGGTTCGCAGCGGACCATGCGTATGTCGCATGTCGGCTCGCGCGCCTACTCGGTCGGAAGAGCATCGTCTTCGTTGGAGGCGCCGACGCCGCGAAGCGCGAGGACCTCGGATACGGCATTTACCTCGATCCGGGTCGCGCCTCGCGGAGCCGATACGCTGTCATCCATGCGGACCGAGTCCTTGTCGTCGACGAGTCGCTAAAAGGAGAACTCCAGCGCAACGGAGGGATAAGCCGCACGGACCTCGTGACGGTCCCCCTCGGCTTCGACACGGATTGGTTCTCGCCCGATGGCGGCCCCAAGACAGAGGTGCTGACCGTCGGAATCGTGAACGAGGTGAACGTGCTCCGCAAGGGGCTCGACGTGTTCTTGGAGGCAGCTCGCCTCGTTCCCGAGCTCCCATTCGTCCTCGTCGGATCCCGACCGGGACCCGCAACGGACCGACTGGTCGGTCGCTGCCCACCGAACGTCCGCCTGCTCGGACCCGTATCCGACCAGGAACTCCGCGAACGATTCCGGCGCGCGCGTGTTTACGCGCAGCTGTCGCGGTACGAAGCGTTCGGCAGCGCGCTCGGCGAGGCGATGTCGTGCGGGTGCGTCCCGGTCGGCACCCGCGTGGGGGGTATCCGGACGCTGATTGGAGACGCAGGCTTCTACGTCCCGGAGGAGGATCCCGCAGCGACCGCAATTGCGATACGACAGGCCTTCAACCACGGCAATGCCGAAGCGGCGCGAAATCGGATTGTGACTGGCTTCACCCTCCGACACCGGCAACTCGCGCTACGCGCGACGATCGAAGACTTGGTCGCCGGGGGTTCGACTGCGAACCCCCATTCGGGCTAG
- a CDS encoding glycosyltransferase family 1 protein: protein MTLAVQYPLFGRRSTGVDVRAKWFTVWYDEIRKRIPTHFVRLFYVQPSRATHWMYRQQLRLLEQPGMVTHIISHMQSFLLQRRGRCPTVITCFDLSVPWTAKRLPLADRVIVTARGLRSELEGLVRLEHEPEVVYLAVPSTYRPRDVPRAPGQLLYVGTELPRKNVEGLLRIVARIARTRPVTLVKVGASSPSRPRLLALARELGIADRVQWRDFVPEPELVDLYQTSSVTMVPSFLEGFSMPCLEAMSCGCPLVASSRSVMPEIVGPGGELVDPADEEAWAEAVLRILDDPRVASDLSRRGLTRATFFSASRSADQVVEVYGQVSPDVAGT from the coding sequence ATGACACTGGCCGTCCAATACCCCTTGTTCGGCCGCCGCTCAACTGGCGTCGACGTCCGCGCCAAATGGTTTACGGTCTGGTACGACGAGATCCGAAAACGGATCCCGACGCATTTTGTCCGGCTTTTCTACGTCCAGCCATCGCGGGCGACGCATTGGATGTACCGCCAACAGCTGCGGCTGCTCGAGCAGCCTGGCATGGTGACGCACATCATCTCGCACATGCAGTCCTTTCTCCTTCAACGCCGCGGCCGCTGCCCCACGGTCATCACTTGCTTCGATCTCTCGGTCCCGTGGACGGCGAAGCGTCTGCCGCTCGCCGACCGCGTCATCGTCACCGCTCGCGGCCTCCGATCAGAGCTGGAGGGTTTGGTCCGACTCGAGCACGAGCCGGAGGTCGTGTATCTTGCAGTGCCATCGACCTACCGCCCGCGAGACGTCCCGCGGGCTCCGGGACAACTCCTCTACGTTGGGACGGAGTTGCCGCGAAAGAACGTCGAGGGACTCCTCCGCATCGTCGCACGCATCGCCCGAACTCGCCCCGTGACCCTCGTGAAGGTGGGCGCTTCCTCGCCATCGAGGCCTCGCCTGCTCGCGCTGGCCCGAGAGCTGGGAATTGCGGATCGCGTGCAGTGGCGGGACTTCGTCCCAGAACCCGAGCTCGTCGACCTGTACCAGACATCCTCCGTCACGATGGTCCCCTCCTTCCTTGAGGGCTTCTCGATGCCGTGCCTCGAGGCGATGTCATGCGGCTGCCCGCTCGTCGCTTCGAGCCGTTCGGTAATGCCAGAGATCGTCGGCCCGGGCGGCGAACTGGTTGATCCCGCGGACGAGGAAGCGTGGGCGGAAGCTGTTCTGCGCATCCTTGACGACCCTCGTGTTGCGTCGGACTTGTCGCGGAGAGGTCTGACGCGCGCGACATTCTTCTCCGCGTCGCGGAGTGCTGATCAGGTCGTCGAGGTCTACGGGCAGGTGAGCCCGGATGTCGCCGGAACGTAG
- a CDS encoding glycosyltransferase — MRSAIIATVLNELLHVREFLASVEAQSRHPDVVVITDGGSTDGTQDVLQDFASSTHLAFRWELVQGNRSRGRNAAIRLADADAIAVTDVNVLEPQWFERIVGPLERGEADVVAGWYEPIADTARERAMGLMTLYSLEQIDTDSFVPASRSIAFTRAAWERVRGYEERLDMAEDTYLVLAMRRAGLRFVFEPSAVVRCWTSSNVREAFRTYRQYAYSDGRARLLGAPQTHYAHLYGAYGVGFVLVVLGFWWPLAWIPLIAGAMAYVVYRIRKVLQARLSAQMPYSIVVALAVDLAQMVGYAEGRAHPIAGRPGASVAADPSSDP, encoded by the coding sequence GTGCGATCGGCGATCATCGCTACGGTCCTCAACGAGCTTCTCCACGTTCGAGAATTCCTCGCCTCGGTTGAGGCCCAGAGCCGTCACCCGGACGTCGTCGTCATTACGGACGGCGGCTCGACGGACGGCACGCAGGACGTACTGCAGGACTTCGCGTCGTCCACGCACCTCGCGTTCCGCTGGGAGCTCGTACAGGGGAACCGGTCTCGCGGCCGGAATGCGGCGATCCGGCTCGCCGACGCGGACGCGATTGCGGTGACCGACGTCAATGTGCTCGAGCCGCAATGGTTCGAACGGATCGTCGGCCCGCTGGAACGCGGCGAGGCCGACGTCGTGGCGGGCTGGTACGAGCCGATTGCGGACACTGCTCGGGAGCGAGCGATGGGGCTCATGACCTTGTACTCCCTTGAGCAGATCGACACGGATTCGTTCGTCCCGGCATCCCGGAGCATCGCCTTCACACGGGCGGCGTGGGAGCGCGTCCGCGGGTACGAGGAACGACTCGACATGGCGGAGGACACCTATCTCGTCCTCGCGATGCGCCGGGCCGGGCTGCGGTTCGTCTTCGAACCCTCGGCGGTCGTCCGCTGCTGGACGTCGTCGAATGTGCGCGAGGCCTTCCGAACGTACCGCCAGTACGCGTATTCGGACGGCCGCGCGCGGCTCCTGGGCGCGCCGCAGACGCACTACGCCCATCTGTACGGCGCCTACGGAGTGGGCTTCGTCTTGGTGGTCCTCGGGTTCTGGTGGCCGCTCGCTTGGATTCCGCTCATCGCCGGCGCGATGGCGTATGTCGTATATCGAATCCGGAAGGTCTTGCAAGCCCGTCTCTCGGCGCAGATGCCCTATTCGATCGTCGTCGCGCTCGCCGTGGACCTGGCCCAGATGGTTGGCTACGCAGAGGGTCGGGCTCATCCGATTGCGGGGCGACCCGGAGCCTCCGTCGCGGCCGATCCGAGCAGCGATCCGTAG